ATTGTCTCCATTTCCTAATGGTCTTTGTCACGAGCTTTAAAGGCTGTAATCAGGCTTGAACTAACATGAACAGATCGAGCGATTTTTCAGCCAACCTGAGAGTTTACATGATGACTGATAAGTTCCCTTCATCGTGTCGGTTACAGAGGTTTGAGGGAATAAAAGAAAGTgccgaaaaaaagaaaataagaaagaaaacgCTACAAGGCAACACAAACCACACCTATCCTGTCTGCTGTATCCTGGAGGCTCACGGGCGACGACAGCGACCACTGCCATTTTAATAGTCAAAGTAGAAGAACTGACTGGTTAAAAAACATCCACGTCGGACTCTTCTctatcataaaataataataataaaaaaaaaagtaaaagaaaattaaaacacataCTATACAAGCGGTTTCCTGTCTCCAGTGGCGGCGGGGTCCTGTTTGAGCCGCACGTTGAGGAGCATTTTACTGCCAGCGCGCAGCGATGAAGAGTCTTTTCCCCCCGAAAATAACATTGAAAGGACacgttcattttcatgtatgtgtgtatacacgcatgtgtgtgtgtgtgtgtgtgtgtgtgagagagggagagcgagaggcGGAGCTAAGAGTCATAGtcttcgtcgtcgtcgtcctcgtcGTTGTGCGGCGCGGGGGCTGGTGGAGGCGGGGCGACACTCATCATGGAGGGGTGCGGGGCGAAGGCCATGGCGCCCTGTGGATGTGCGGGAGCCATGTTGCCCCCCATGGGGACCATGTTGCCCATGGGCATGAGCTGCGGGGGCGCGTTTGAGCTGCGGAGGCGGGGTAAAAGCAGAACTGTTGACCATCAGGAAAAATGAATTGAGCAAAGTACAGCACTGTGTTCCTGCTCAACACATACAGAAGAACGTGTTGATGCCAGGTGTCTGTTTATAAAGCATCGAGTCCGTACCTGTGAAACTTGGCTGCAGTCTGTAGATTTGTGCTCGACTGAGAGCCGTCCTCCTCGTCCCCCTCTGTCTCGCTGTCTTCAGAATCGTCCTGTTATCGATCACGGGGAAACACAACAATCAGCCATTTCTCAGCAAATCTCTCAAACTACAGACAGCTATTGGCCTGTGGTGGTGTGTTATTGGCAAGCAAATCCAGTTCCCACCTCTTGCTCTGACTCTGTGCCAGATAACTTCTTGTCCTTGCCTTTGGAGCCGGCCCCGCCGTTCTTGCGCCCAGATCCTGGCTTTCGACCCCTAGGAGAGggaacaaagaagaagaggaaaacatttgTTAAAGAGCTTTTAAAGAAGTTTCTAACTAAGTTTCTTAGTTGAAGAATCAATTCCCTCTTTCTTTGTCAAGAAAACTTTAATTGTTTGTGCATAAACATCCACTGCATAATAATAtgttcacacattttttaacaactcgaaaaaacaaattaaaaatatgaaacttCTTCTACAGGATGAGTCTGCGAGGCGGTTCTGCCCAAATTGAAGATTAAAACCAGCAGAGATGATTTCAAAGCAGTGAATAATGCGACTGATGCAGCTGGTGGAAATTTGTTTGagccttttatttatattcaaagtTGCTGTGACGCCACGCGCCGCATCCTCAAAGCAGAGACCAAATGTCTAAATATTAGCAGCTTAAAAccactttaaattaaatctgAATCAAATCAGAAACGCCATTTAGCAAAAAGAGAGACTTCtgactcatttatttttgtgtgcgaTTCTTTGCCAGACTCTCCGCTTCAATTACGCGGCAATggcagtgtttgatttgacaGTCAATACGGCttt
The nucleotide sequence above comes from Solea senegalensis isolate Sse05_10M linkage group LG3, IFAPA_SoseM_1, whole genome shotgun sequence. Encoded proteins:
- the drap1 gene encoding dr1-associated corepressor; its protein translation is MPSKKKKYNARFPPARIKKIMQTDEEIGKVAAAVPVIISRALELFLESLLTKACHVTQSRNAKTMTTSHLKQCIELEQQFDFLKDLVATVPDMQGEGEENHTEGGGEKVSRRGRKPGSGRKNGGAGSKGKDKKLSGTESEQEDDSEDSETEGDEEDGSQSSTNLQTAAKFHSSNAPPQLMPMGNMVPMGGNMAPAHPQGAMAFAPHPSMMSVAPPPPAPAPHNDEDDDDEDYDS